From the Candidatus Binatus sp. genome, one window contains:
- a CDS encoding CoA transferase subunit A, with translation MRILEEGKTDYLKVDPDGYRASVRDHKPHQMVSKLMTHKEAVERFVRDGDYLAYDCNYFQRGPSSLIREIIRQRKKNLWLCGKFTYVACALLVEAGCADRIDIGFIGFGPWIARAVREKKCTIYEYSNALMTLRLKAGAMGIPFMPTRSFGGTDGFQHSGCKTVEDPFTGKPVLLLPALNPDVSIIHVHQADEFGNARVFGTGIAHAECALASKRVIVSAEEIVATDEFRRDPARTSIAHFTVDAVVHAPFGAYPGTVQGYYASDPMGVIEAMGAMFRGDFTEYLKKHVYSVASHDEYLQKVVGTEKLAEIRRRETIREGYAS, from the coding sequence ATGCGGATTCTGGAAGAAGGCAAAACCGACTATCTGAAAGTCGACCCCGACGGTTATCGGGCGAGCGTGCGGGACCATAAACCGCATCAGATGGTCTCGAAGTTGATGACGCACAAAGAGGCGGTCGAGCGCTTCGTACGCGACGGCGACTACCTCGCCTACGACTGCAACTACTTTCAGCGGGGACCGTCGTCGCTGATTCGCGAGATCATCCGCCAGCGCAAAAAAAATCTATGGCTGTGCGGCAAATTCACCTACGTCGCATGCGCGCTGCTGGTTGAAGCAGGATGCGCCGATCGGATCGACATCGGCTTCATCGGCTTCGGCCCGTGGATCGCGCGCGCGGTGCGCGAAAAGAAGTGCACCATCTACGAGTACTCCAACGCGCTGATGACGCTGCGCCTCAAGGCCGGCGCGATGGGGATACCTTTCATGCCCACGCGCAGTTTCGGCGGGACCGACGGATTTCAGCATTCGGGCTGCAAAACCGTCGAGGACCCCTTCACCGGAAAACCGGTTCTGCTGCTCCCGGCGCTCAACCCCGATGTCTCGATCATCCACGTTCATCAGGCCGACGAGTTCGGCAACGCGCGCGTCTTCGGAACCGGCATCGCGCACGCGGAATGCGCGCTTGCGTCGAAGCGGGTGATCGTGTCCGCCGAAGAGATCGTCGCGACCGACGAATTCCGGCGCGATCCGGCTCGCACCTCGATCGCTCACTTCACCGTGGACGCGGTCGTGCACGCCCCATTCGGCGCCTACCCGGGAACCGTGCAGGGATACTACGCGTCGGATCCGATGGGAGTCATCGAAGCGATGGGCGCGATGTTCCGCGGCGATTTTACCGAGTACCTCAAGAAGCACGTGTACTCGGTGGCTTCGCACGATGAGTACCTGCAGAAAGTGGTGGGAACCGAAAAACTGGCCGAGATCCGCCGCCGCGAAACCATCCGGGAGGGCTATGCCTCGTGA
- a CDS encoding CoA-transferase, translating to MSTPATDFNEREFVICQISRLVDDKYIYWVGGGGEPMNSVLLAKRMSAPNLQYLTEDGCVGPEARVPFDPLMTMISSPANYRALQWGTMNYAADLAQLGYVDYGILATLQVDRYGNVNSTVVGKYEGGEGRRFGGPGGADSIAALAWRTILVTDQQKRKFVDRVDFISSPGFLDGPGARERHGLPPGTGPWRVYTPWAMFGYGADCQLMIQAIAPFVTLEQVLEEMSFKPAIAPKLEILEVPTEEELMILRTQIDVGGQVTDRGRWIEFKDGKYRFATP from the coding sequence GTGAGCACCCCAGCTACCGACTTCAATGAGCGCGAATTCGTCATCTGTCAGATCTCGCGCCTGGTTGACGACAAGTACATCTACTGGGTTGGCGGCGGCGGCGAGCCGATGAACTCGGTGCTGCTCGCCAAGCGAATGAGCGCGCCCAACCTCCAGTACCTGACTGAGGATGGCTGCGTCGGGCCCGAGGCTCGGGTGCCGTTCGATCCGCTGATGACGATGATCAGCTCGCCCGCCAATTATCGCGCGCTTCAGTGGGGCACGATGAATTACGCGGCCGACCTCGCGCAACTCGGCTACGTCGATTACGGCATCCTCGCGACGCTTCAGGTCGATCGCTACGGCAACGTCAATTCCACCGTGGTCGGCAAATATGAAGGCGGCGAGGGCCGGCGCTTCGGCGGCCCCGGCGGCGCCGACAGCATCGCGGCGCTCGCATGGCGCACAATCCTGGTCACCGATCAGCAAAAGCGCAAGTTCGTCGATCGCGTGGACTTCATTTCGTCGCCGGGTTTTCTCGACGGCCCCGGCGCCCGTGAGCGCCACGGCCTTCCACCCGGCACCGGCCCATGGAGGGTTTACACGCCGTGGGCGATGTTCGGGTACGGAGCCGACTGCCAGCTCATGATCCAGGCAATCGCGCCCTTCGTCACGCTCGAACAGGTGCTCGAGGAAATGAGTTTCAAGCCCGCGATCGCGCCCAAGCTCGAGATTCTCGAAGTGCCGACCGAAGAGGAACTCATGATCTTGCGCACGCAAATCGACGTAGGCGGCCAGGTCACGGACCGCGGGCGATGGATCGAGTTCAAGGATGGGAAGTACCGTTTCGCCACGCCGTAG